GGAAGTGCAGGAGTTCGATCGCGCCGGCCGGCGTCTCGAGCCGCAGGTTGTACGGCCAGGCGGCGACGACGCCGCGCAGCTCGTCGCCCAGCTGGGCGTGCGTCCAGACTTGGTGCGCCCGCTCGCCGACGCTCATCCAGTCCGGCCGCGGGTCGGGCAGGCCGAAGGCGTACCAGGCGTCGTGGTTGCCCATCAGGCAGCGCGTGGCGGGGCGGGCGAGGAGGAGCTCGAGGCACTCGCGCGGGTAGGGGCCGGTGCCGATCGCGTCGCCGGTGTGGACGGTGAGGTCGGGGGCAAAGCGGTCGACGGCGGCGAGGGCGGCGCGGAGGGCGGGGAGGTTGGCGTGGGCGTCGGTGAGGATGGCTAGGCGCATGGTGTTCTGACGTTCATGCAAAGTGTCGTGCGATGGGCGAGCGCCCAAAGATGCTACAACGCAACGTCTAGCGGTGCCTGCTTCACGGCGCTGACACGTAACACGGAAAAGCCGAGCACATTGCCCTCCTCGTCAACCTTCTCCATCACCTGATCATTCGTTGTCTCCCGAAAGAACCCTGGCCTGTTATCGAAGATCACCTCAAGGAAGTCACCCTCCGCGTCATACCAGATCTTCACTTTTCGTTTGGCGAGGGCCATATCGGCACTCCTTGCTTGACCCGGTCGGTCAGATAGGCGGTTAGGACAAACGCATCATGTTCGAGGGTCTTCCTCGATGGCCGCTTCCATCGACACCATCTCGGGGTGGTCGAGAATATGGGCGCGTCGCTCATCCGTGAAGCGGATAGCCAGGCCCTGGAAGTCGTGAAGGAGGATCATGCGTCCGGGGTTGATGGGGCCATCACGTACTTGGTCAAGGCTCGCCCATGCATCGGCGGCAACTCCATCTGTAGCGGGGTGAGCAAGCACAAGTCCACGACGAGCATGGTACGCGCTCGCCGAAGCCGAGCCAAGGCGGCTGGCGAATCCAATGGTGATCAGAGCCCGAACCACGCTCGAACGAGCGGCAACCGCGCCCCGAGCTCGCCCGCCAACGCCGGCGGTGCGGCGAGCGGCACCCAATACAGTTCGAACGCCACCGGCGGCCCGCCGTCCGAGCGATGCGCCTCGACATGGCGCCAGCGTTCGCGACGGGCGCCGTCGACCGCATCGACCGCATCGACCCCATCGCCTGCATCGACAACCGCGTGGAAGAAGTGTCGCCGCGCCGTCGCCTCGACGCCGTAGGGCCGCAGGTCCACGTCCTCGATGCCCAGCGCGGCGACGAGCCGAATGCCCTCCAGCCCGGTCTCTTCGTACGCCTCACGCAGCGCGGCGGCCGCCACGGCCTCGCCGTCGTCGACCGTCCCGGCGGGCACCTGGGTGCCGGCGGCCGGGTGATCG
The window above is part of the Candidatus Avedoeria danica genome. Proteins encoded here:
- a CDS encoding metallophosphoesterase family protein, with the protein product MRLAILTDAHANLPALRAALAAVDRFAPDLTVHTGDAIGTGPYPRECLELLLARPATRCLMGNHDAWYAFGLPDPRPDWMSVGERAHQVWTHAQLGDELRGVVAAWPYNLRLETPAGAIELLHFPLRPNDEFLSARFAPRTGEEADALFGGGAWMTFYGHDHTAADLTGAATRYVNPGSVGCAPTPVARVAFLDVRAADDWELSIASEPYDPTDLLRAFDDREVPERDFIRQVFMPFSA
- a CDS encoding DUF2283 domain-containing protein produces the protein MALAKRKVKIWYDAEGDFLEVIFDNRPGFFRETTNDQVMEKVDEEGNVLGFSVLRVSAVKQAPLDVAL
- a CDS encoding NUDIX domain-containing protein encodes the protein MTRLDGPAATPQLLVFDHVDHPAAGTQVPAGTVDDGEAVAAAALREAYEETGLEGIRLVAALGIEDVDLRPYGVEATARRHFFHAVVDAGDGVDAVDAVDGARRERWRHVEAHRSDGGPPVAFELYWVPLAAPPALAGELGARLPLVRAWFGL